tccttttttttttttttttttttttttttaatacctATTCATTAGCTAGccaaaaaaacataaaaagaaaaaaaaaaaaaaaaaaaatgttcatattatacataatttttgttgttattccatttttaatatttgcttatatcatatataaaaatgtatgtaAAATcattaatgaaaataaaaaaagaaatgaattcTTTGGTTACCtaaatggtgataataaacAGTATAACCTTTATGAAAactttacaaaaaaatacgaaatcgaaaaatataaatattatttaaaagtaGAAAGAGGTATACAAGCTGATTACCAAACAAATATACTAGACGACCCAAATGTTGACAAATATGAAATAGATAAACAGAACGAACAatatttagaaaatatattagatcAGGTTTATAAAGATGATAAATTTTTAGAAGACAGTGAAATGAATGACCCACAAAAAAGTTGGATGaggtataaaataaaacatattatgTCCAAATACATCCTACAAAtattatcacatatatatatatatatatatatatatatatatttatatttatatttatttatatatgcattttatattttatcttaGAAAATTGTCCAACGAAGATGTTGTTAAATTAAAGgtcttattattaaaaaaagctatttattttttacctgtgtgcaataaaatatttcaagataaaaataaaaaaggtagattgtataataattacTATATGGATGATAATATGTCCAAACAATTAGACGGGgtaaacacaaaaaaaaaaaaaaaagaataataaaataaaataaaataatatagaaagataagaaaaggaaatatataactatatatattaacatataaatgtatttattatatttacatataaattaatgtgtatacacattttttcaatatttttagCAATGTGAAGAATTTCTGGaagaatttaattttatattacatgAGGCCAACTGTTTATCAGATAAATGGGGTaatgtgaatatatatatatatatatatatatatatatatatatagacatatatacattatttctCAATACAAATCGTACTGTTCTATAATAAATTACGATTTAtaccatatttattattttatttttttatttttatgaacagGTGATACCATCATTTCAGATGCCTATAGAATTTATCATCATAACAAAGCCAAGGCAGAAGaagagaaaaagaaaaaagaggAGCTGAAAAATATgttgaaaaaacaaaaactcaaagaaaaaaaactaaAAGAGACAACAGAAAAGGCAAACCTTTTAGCTAATGAGATAATTGAAGTAAAAACTAAAaaggaaacaaaaaaaaaaaaaaatacacatatatatatatatatatatatatatatatatatgaatacaattttcataatatttatatatttttctttattttttttaggaAGAGAATtcgaagaagaaaaagaaaaaaagcaAATAATGTCACTTCAatcataatttaattttcttatttttattttctaattttttttttttttttttttttttttttgtttgtccAAGTTTTCttgtttatttaaaattttattttatttttttttttttaatatagaaggttattaaattattttacaaaaatgtttttatgtaataacatatggtttaaaaaatatatcatgtgtatataatatattcatactttatataatatatatatatatttttttttttttatttatattatttgtaaaatgtttaatcattatattattaataatataatattgtttatttatttttattattttaataatatatatatatatatatatatatatattaccataATTCACTTTGTGTATAAatagataattatatatttatatttattaattaaattgaTACCTTAcatgtacataatatatataaatatttattttaatttttaacatatgataaaatgaattcatttttaaggtctaatttgaaaaaaaaaaaaaaataaaaaaataaatatatatcaaaaaattattacataaaaagtaaataatatatatatatatattttttttttttgtacaatTAAACCATTAGGAATATGCTTTTTTATCCCTTATTTGATAGTTCTTCTATATTTTCCTTAACTtgtatttccttttttatttctgatttaaataaatcaatTTCTTGATATTCATCCAAATCTACATTAGAAAAAAAGGTctttaattctttattttccttaTCTAATGTACATTCCTTTTCATTAAGACTAAAACCCGTTgaatcaaaataattatctAATAATTCACTctgattttttttcttaatatcttttattaaattatcaccgttttttaatatttcctgATTCTTGTGCACAATCTGATTTTTCCTATTTTCAAATGTATTCAACATTTGGTTATGtgtttccatttttttattaatatcttttattttatgaacaatggatttaattataattttcttgtTCATGTTTTTTATAGGATCTAATTCCATTTTTTGTTGattatccttttttattttattcttaccattcttaacattattatcatttaatattgCCTCatcaataatatttaatatgttgATAAAataacttatttttatttctttataaaatataatttgtttcAACTCTTCATTTATCTTTCTCAAATTTTCTAACTTTTTTTCAAAGTTCATAGTatccttttttaataatatattcattttgtgtaaactatttttttgttcagaTATTGCGCtaattcttttttccttttcttcaatacattttttttctttattcaaCTCTTcctctaatttttttatttttagatcTTTATGCCTcgtcaaaaaaatatattcttctaatttattcttataacTGTCTACAATATTACTTTCAATAATTCGTTCAGGTGTAATTTTCAGTTCCTCTTTTAGTTTATTATTCTCttcttttatgtttataatttccttttgtgtttttattaattcatttttcatgttcatatatttcatgtatatattatctattaatttcttttttcttatatcatcttcatcatattGTTTTATGATATCGTCGTACTTTAACTCATATTCATTATGtatttcctttattttatCCTCAAATTCTTTCATattgatataatttttctttgagccttttttatgtatatttattaattcatttttcaaataattttttatatttcttttattttttatatttcttttattttttttatttctcttatcattttcttccaCATTTTCCATACAGTATAATGTCTTCTCTTTAATCGAAAAATTATTAAGGCTTGTTTTAATATCTCTTTCATTATAGTTATTTccaatttcatttttatatacaaaggcctcttctttattttttattttatttttggcTAGCTCCACATGGTCAtctaaataaaatttttgtttCGTTTTTctattcatttcattttttccactacttaaattaaatatatatgtattatcctTCTGCTCATAATTCACAATATTATTCCCACTTTTTACATCATTCAaattatgttcattttttatataattgctGTACATTCTGTTAGTTTCAAATTTCATATGAATTTCTTCCATTCTGtcttgttcatatttttctaaaataCCTGAACAGGTCAGGCTATCTTCTTCACTTGggttattaaaatattcttcACAGGTTTCTGTGTAATTTTCTCTATTGAgattattaacatatatattattatactgtGTCTCAGAATTTAAATTCTTATAACATAAATtaacatcattattatcactatAGGACTCCTTTGGATTATTATCaaatgaaattttttttttcatatttttatgttgaTATTTTGTTAGATCAAATATTTTCTCACATTgattataattctttttatcatttaaatgTTTTGTGTAATCTGTATTAACATAATTGTACaaatttaattctttttcttgttcCTTCATTTtaggatatatattatcttctATTATATGTAGATCTTCAAATATGCTTGGGTTATCCAATAATATAGATGCTTTTTCACATTTTTCAAAATTAGTTTgctctattttttttttaacattgtTATTTGTATGACTACCCTCTAAATTTAGTAACAAGGATTTTAAGATCATTTCATTTTGAAATGCTTTCCTATTGACgtcattcatttttttttcccgtAAATATTGAGACAACCATAatgattaaaaaatatatatatgtatatatgtatatatatataaacaaaataataataataaataaataaataaatatatatatatatttatatatatatatatatattaatctaagatacacataaatatttatgaacAAAATGGACATAGGTATACATATGTACCTATGTACATAATACAACaaagattatatataatttataaaaaaaaaaaaaaaagaaacatttTCTAAAATTTCTTTAGGACTtgcaaaatttttatattttgcatCAACATTTATAAACAACAATAGCTAAATATCCttgataaaaacaaaataagaaGGAATTTTCCTGAAAGAGGaaaatcataattatataggtatataaggatatccatatattatttgttttgcatatatatttttttaattctcaCTTTTGCTGATATATTGAAAGAAAAAGACTCTCCTATTAAGCAAATCCAACCGGAACCAAACGTTTTATCTagaatttcttttatattttttatagcattctaaataaataaatatatatatacatacatatatatatattattttaaatatgttgAGCGTTTTTTCAAACGTGAAaaaatatctatattttaataaaggacattatataaaaaaaacctATATGTAACAAACAAAAGACTATTCTGAGTTTTTATTCAAAcgatatatgtatatataaacataaacgtaaatatataaatatatatatatatatttatatattatggtacaagaaagaatatatgttgatatatatatatatatatatcatacttcaacgttaatattattagtatTTGCGTCAGTGTACTTATCTAATACTCCTGTTATTATATCCACAATATTGTTTTGACTATAATATGGCATATCAGATTTCTATAAAATTGACAAGCATAAAACaagaattttattatattatttatctatgtatttttatttttattttattttattttattttttttgtttgtatataatttttttttatttctaaaaCTTTTAGAAATTATATACTTACTCTGATTAGGAGACTCTGCATATGCTTTTTCAAATTTTGAGAGAAATTTTGCGAactcattttttttcaataaaaaataaaataaataaatatatatatatatatatatatataaatcatttaattctttttttggtTCATCAAAcgttatgaaatatatatatatatatatatatatatatatatatatcattttatatatatcatttcatatatatcattttatatatatcattttatatatatcattttatatacatcattttatatatatcattttatatatatcattttatatatatcattttatataataatagaacATATctccttttaaaaaaaaaaaaagcatatGTGTGTATTCCCTCATCATATTTGACTTAGCGAAAGACAAATTTTGTCGGCTATATAATCGACATTATTTTTGGTTATTCCGGAGACATTTATTCTAccattattaattatataaatatgatgtgTTTTTAAATGCTCAGCAATTTTGGCTAGTAGAGGAACGAATGAAAAAAGGCctctttgttttttataGACATTCCAATCATAATTtagattatattttttttgatatgtTTCTAATTTATTAAAGAATAGGATTCTATTATTCGTAATACGTTGTGATAATTGACTAAGTTCTTTAATccaatttaattttaaattttgattatttaaaaGTTGGCATAGAATACGATTCGTATGTATAACAGGAGACGAATAAAATTTACGTACGataaaacataaattattaaaaacgatttttttttcttcttgatTTTTACAAACAATATGAAGAGCACCTGCTCTTTCTCCATAAAGCGacatattttttgaaaaggATTGACATACCGAAAAGGcgatatttttttcttcaaacTTTCGAATAAGTAAGACATCTTCTTCTAAATTTGTATGTCCAAATCCTTGATAAGCTATATCAAAGATAATAACATGTTTTTTATGTAAAACAATTTCTATTATTtcatcaaaatatttttcttcaataTTAACACTACAAGGATTATAACAAGATATTTGTAAAATAACTGAGGATCCATTTGGTATATTTCTAAGATCATTTAGAAATaaatcataatttatatctatcaaattataatcaaaaaaatttatatattttaaattaaatccCCTTGATTCAATCATATTCACATGATTAATATAAGGTGGATTTGTAACATATAAAGTTTCAACatttaacatttttaaaaattctaataaaacaaaaatagcACCAGTACCTCCAATACATTGAattgtacatatttttttatcttctatATATTTGGAATTATTACCAAATATTAAATTCTGTGTTAATGTTGAAAAATCTTCTGTACCGTTACCTAACAAATATGGTTTctctttataattttctgTTACTAACTTATCGGCATTTAATACACtatcaaatatatgtaaGTCTCCATCATCATTACAACACACACCGATggataaatttattttctccTCACATGTATCTTCCTTAAACTCTCTTGCCGTTTTTAAGATATTGTCGACTTCGATATTTTCTAAGCTGCTTAATAACTTATCCATAACTTCAAACAAAATATGGTAAAAGtggttgaaaaaaaaaaaaaaaaaaaaaaaaaaatatatatatatattatatatatatataataaaaatgaaagcatacaaaaattaatgtttatattaatatatatattacattatatatatatatatatatacagtttagttattttttctcttttttttttttttttttttttttttttctcgtCAAGTTTAtttcaaagaaaaaaaaaaatttataaaaataaaaaaaacaaaatatatataataatacactaAATTAATCTataatcctttttttttttttttttttttttttttttttcatcttgtTCATAATCAAttcattaattatttttcctCGTCATAATGTCatgcatattttttattttttattttttatttttatttttatttttttttatctacttgaaacaaatataaatattttataaaagggAGAAAAAGAGGTGGTTAcccataaaatattttattatggtCGGTATTCAAAAAAGGTTAAAACGAAAATTTATTCATCATatgtaaaaattaaaaatgtagataaattattttttaaatgtcccatatat
This sequence is a window from Plasmodium falciparum 3D7 genome assembly, chromosome: 2. Protein-coding genes within it:
- a CDS encoding dynein light chain, putative, translating into MSSQNFSQNLKKHMQSLLIRKSDMPYYSQNNIVDIITGVLDKYTDANTNNINVENAIKNIKEILDKTFGSGWICLIGESFSFNISAKENSFLFCFYQGYLAIVVYKC
- a CDS encoding aspartate transaminase, with protein sequence MDKLLSSLENIEVDNILKTAREFKEDTCEEKINLSIGVCCNDDGDLHIFDSVLNADKLVTENYKEKPYLLGNGTEDFSTLTQNLIFGNNSKYIEDKKICTIQCIGGTGAIFVLLEFLKMLNVETLYVTNPPYINHVNMIESRGFNLKYINFFDYNLIDINYDLFLNDLRNIPNGSSVILQISCYNPCSVNIEEKYFDEIIEIVLHKKHVIIFDIAYQGFGHTNLEEDVLLIRKFEEKNIAFSVCQSFSKNMSLYGERAGALHIVCKNQEEKKIVFNNLCFIVRKFYSSPVIHTNRILCQLLNNQNLKLNWIKELSQLSQRITNNRILFFNKLETYQKKYNLNYDWNVYKKQRGLFSFVPLLAKIAEHLKTHHIYIINNGRINVSGITKNNVDYIADKICLSLSQI